TGGTCAACACCAGTTCGTGAATTTTAATCACACCAGCCGCCGACATCACCTTATCAATGGTTCGAAAACTTTGGTCGGTGACGCCGGTTACCCAGTTCTCGAAGGTTCCGGTATAACAATCCGTGATGCTCAAATAGTGCTTATTCTTGAACCGGTCCGGATGGGTACCACCCTCATGATCAAAGCGGACCAGGCGTTGGCGCATGCAGTCAAAGAAGTCTTTCATCTTCCCTGCTAGGCCACCCCAATAAGTCGGGGCTGCAATCACCCAAACATCGCTTTCAAGCATCTTTGCTTCAAGTTCATCCAGCACCGGATCTTTGTGATCTCCCTGATCCGGCTTGAATGGATAGTCTTCCAAATAGATCATGTCAGTGGTATTAGGCGCTTTAACCGCAGACAGCACGGTTTCCAGCATCATGTCCGTTGCGCCGTCATTTCTATGAGACCCTAAAATGCCAAGTATTTTCAATCCAACTCCCCCTTATCTCTTAAATATTCTAAATACATTGATTAAAAAGCAGCAATCACAAACTGCAAATTCAAAACGGTAATGATCGTCGTCAGCAGGTAGCCAATCATCGTCACATACCGCTGGTTGGTGTGAACCCCCATCAAATCATGGTTACTGGTCAAGGCGACCATCGGGAACAGTGTGAATGGCAAGGCAATCGATAACGCAATTTGGGCATAGACGATAATTTGTTCAAAATCGTGATCGTTAAATCCAACCAGAAACCCGATTGCTAAAATCGGAATCAGGGTAACAAACCGGGTCAGTAACCGACGCTCCCAAAGTGGCAGACGAATATGAAGATAGCCTTCCATCACAATTTGCCCGGATAACGTACTGGTGATTGAAGAAATCATCCCAGTGATCAATAACGCAAACGCAAACAAGGTGCTCATCAACGGGCTGGCAAGGTTGCCAACGATTGCCGAATTCTTCAAGCCGTTGTAAACATCCTGAAAGGCCGACAACTGCCCGTTCGTGTGGAAAAATAGCGTTCCGCCAAGGACTAACAACAAGGCATTAATCAAAAAGGCGGCCACCAAATGAACATTGGAATCCCATTTGGCAAATCTCAAAGCTTCATTAACCTGGGCGGGATTATGGTAATCATACCGGCGACTCTGAGCGAGTGAAGAATGGAGATAAACGTTATGCGGCATGATCGTCGCCCCAACAATCCCCAAACTCATAATCAGCATTTCATGATTAGTCAAAATCTTGGGTGTCGGCAGCAGGCCACCAGCAATTTGGGCCAGATTGGGCGTTGCCCGTGATACCTCAACTCCAAAGATGACACCAACAATTAAAATGGCCGTTAACACAATAAATTCGATTCTTCTGATTCCAAATCTTAAAAATAATAGCACTAACAATACATCGAATATCGTGAACAAAATCCCATATAACAATGGTAAACCAAATAATAATTTTAATGCGATGGCCGTGCCGACGACGCCAGTCATGTCAGTTGCCATCATCGCCAACTCATTGATGATCCACAACGTGTAGCGACCGGCTTTAGGCACTTTCTGGGCAATTGCCTGGGCGAGATCCAGCCGGGCAACGACGCCCAATTTGATCGACAATGTCTGCATGAACATGGCCACTAAAATCGACATCAATAACACCGACAAAAGTGAATACCGATATTGGCTGCCCCCAGAAAGTGACGTCAGCCAATTTCCGGGATCCATGTACCCGACGGCGACTAACGCTCCAGGGCCACTGTATGCAAGAAACTTTTGCACAAATGAAGTTTCATAAACGCTGGGAACCTCGACACTTTGATTAATTTCATCAAGGCTTTTATGCGTTTGCTCTTGGCTCATCGGCCTCGCCTCCCCGAAGTTGTTTAACACTGAGGTCGGCTAAGAATTGGCAAAAATCATCGCTGCCATTCATTGGT
Above is a genomic segment from Lentilactobacillus buchneri containing:
- a CDS encoding flavodoxin family protein — its product is MKILGILGSHRNDGATDMMLETVLSAVKAPNTTDMIYLEDYPFKPDQGDHKDPVLDELEAKMLESDVWVIAAPTYWGGLAGKMKDFFDCMRQRLVRFDHEGGTHPDRFKNKHYLSITDCYTGTFENWVTGVTDQSFRTIDKVMSAAGVIKIHELVLTNTWGMKALPENKKQACLKWGARLNTEQKRDDSTLKRYIELFFMVAVMALLTMGIQVGLRLVSTADFWWRYASFVVIFYVLLGCILHFFTVVKHRRR
- a CDS encoding Nramp family divalent metal transporter, which gives rise to MSQEQTHKSLDEINQSVEVPSVYETSFVQKFLAYSGPGALVAVGYMDPGNWLTSLSGGSQYRYSLLSVLLMSILVAMFMQTLSIKLGVVARLDLAQAIAQKVPKAGRYTLWIINELAMMATDMTGVVGTAIALKLLFGLPLLYGILFTIFDVLLVLLFLRFGIRRIEFIVLTAILIVGVIFGVEVSRATPNLAQIAGGLLPTPKILTNHEMLIMSLGIVGATIMPHNVYLHSSLAQSRRYDYHNPAQVNEALRFAKWDSNVHLVAAFLINALLLVLGGTLFFHTNGQLSAFQDVYNGLKNSAIVGNLASPLMSTLFAFALLITGMISSITSTLSGQIVMEGYLHIRLPLWERRLLTRFVTLIPILAIGFLVGFNDHDFEQIIVYAQIALSIALPFTLFPMVALTSNHDLMGVHTNQRYVTMIGYLLTTIITVLNLQFVIAAF